Proteins from a single region of Carassius carassius chromosome 25, fCarCar2.1, whole genome shotgun sequence:
- the LOC132104551 gene encoding S-adenosylmethionine synthase-like yields the protein MSEIIVDTYGGGAFSGKDYTKLTLSVAYVARWVAKFLVKADLCKCVVVQLSFTIGVAHPLSISIFHYGTSQRSEKELLEIVKKDFDLCPGVITR from the exons ATGAGTGAGATCATTGTGGACACGTATGGAGGCGGAGCTTTCTCTGGAAAGGATTACACTAAATTGACCCTTTCAGTGGCCTATGTGGCCCGCTGGGTGGCCAAGTTTCTGGTGAAGGCTGATCTGTGCAAGTGTGTTGTGGTCCAG TTGTCTTTCACCATTGGAGTGGCCCACCCCTTGTCAATCTCCATCTTCCACTATGGGACCTCCCAGAGGAGCGAGAAGGAGCTGCTGGAGATCGTGAAAAAGGACTTTGACCTCTGCCCGGGCGTCATCACTAGGTAA